One part of the Pirellulales bacterium genome encodes these proteins:
- a CDS encoding substrate-binding domain-containing protein: protein MLSGLQLRREFLIALGLLAAILPCAGCGEKTPNNNQAGGATTKRIVLLNNTESTFWDAARAGIKDAVTDLKLADANFTAEMDNNDGTGQGQVDRLKKYYTRNDIVAVGISPIDAGNASLAEELEKLKKKGVVIICFDSDLPKDKQHLRDFYIGTNNVKGGQVLGTAAKNLQPKNNTYVQFVGVDTQQNAVERMDGFKAAMGDGFQELERKLDNSDRKIARDNVRQVLTKHPDVGVLVGIWSYNAPAIADEVGGPDRKQTVATFDAEANAITHMQKGNIDVMVVQNPFMMGYLTVKAAYAKLNKDDATIKEIFPNLGAEGGNIKDTGLKVVIPEKGSPLTADTFKELNTPISQVELLTLPDFQAWLKKYGLTDS, encoded by the coding sequence ATGTTATCAGGCTTGCAGTTGCGTCGTGAATTTTTAATCGCCCTCGGGTTGCTCGCGGCTATTCTTCCTTGCGCGGGTTGTGGGGAAAAAACCCCCAATAACAACCAGGCCGGCGGCGCGACAACGAAACGGATTGTCCTGTTGAATAACACCGAATCCACTTTTTGGGATGCGGCGCGGGCGGGCATCAAGGATGCCGTCACGGATCTCAAATTGGCCGATGCCAACTTCACCGCCGAAATGGACAACAACGACGGCACGGGCCAAGGGCAGGTCGATCGACTAAAAAAATACTACACCCGCAACGATATTGTCGCCGTGGGAATCTCTCCCATTGACGCGGGAAACGCCAGTCTGGCCGAAGAACTGGAAAAGCTGAAAAAGAAAGGGGTTGTTATTATCTGCTTTGATAGCGACCTGCCCAAAGATAAACAGCATCTGCGGGATTTTTATATTGGCACCAACAATGTCAAAGGGGGACAGGTGCTGGGAACAGCGGCTAAGAATCTGCAACCCAAAAATAATACTTATGTGCAATTCGTGGGCGTGGACACACAGCAAAACGCCGTAGAACGAATGGATGGATTTAAGGCGGCAATGGGAGATGGATTTCAAGAACTAGAGCGGAAGCTGGACAATTCCGACCGCAAGATCGCGCGGGACAATGTGCGGCAGGTCTTGACCAAGCATCCCGATGTGGGGGTGCTGGTCGGGATCTGGTCGTACAACGCCCCCGCGATAGCCGATGAGGTGGGTGGTCCCGACCGCAAACAAACGGTGGCGACCTTTGACGCCGAGGCCAACGCCATTACCCATATGCAAAAAGGGAACATTGATGTGATGGTGGTTCAAAACCCATTTATGATGGGGTATCTGACGGTCAAGGCGGCTTATGCCAAATTAAACAAGGATGACGCGACCATTAAGGAAATTTTTCCCAATTTGGGAGCGGAGGGGGGAAATATCAAGGATACCGGCTTAAAAGTGGTGATCCCGGAAAAAGGCTCCCCCCTGACCGCGGACACATTCAAAGAATTGAATACTCCCATTTCCCAAGTCGAGCTATTAACCCTGCCCGACTTTCAAGCCTGGCTTAAAAAATACGGATTGACCGATTCATGA
- a CDS encoding peptidylprolyl isomerase, which produces MRMCGGMIAGTVIFYCGCQGSDSATPPDDTRPVAAKNAPGNNAATLSIGSEAATPVESLDPLHPQVVIETTLGPITVKLDAERAPITVGNFLSYVQRGFYNGTIFHEVQKNFIVIGGGYTPELKNKRVDLPIRNEAHNGLKNQRYTIAMARLPDSIDSATTHFFFNLADNHLLDHAGEETDKYGYCVFGEVVAGREVVDQLGNTPTSPKSDFPALPAQTVAIKGMKRIR; this is translated from the coding sequence ATGCGGATGTGCGGCGGCATGATCGCCGGAACGGTGATTTTCTATTGCGGTTGCCAAGGCTCTGACTCGGCGACACCGCCGGATGATACCCGGCCCGTCGCCGCAAAGAACGCCCCGGGAAACAATGCCGCGACGTTGTCGATCGGCAGCGAAGCGGCCACCCCGGTCGAAAGCTTGGATCCCCTGCATCCGCAAGTTGTTATCGAGACCACGCTCGGTCCGATCACCGTTAAGCTGGATGCCGAGCGCGCTCCGATCACCGTTGGCAATTTTTTATCTTATGTCCAGCGCGGCTTTTATAACGGCACCATTTTTCACGAAGTTCAAAAGAATTTCATCGTGATTGGCGGAGGCTATACCCCGGAATTAAAAAACAAACGCGTGGACCTGCCCATTCGCAATGAAGCCCACAACGGACTAAAAAATCAGCGATATACCATCGCCATGGCCCGGTTGCCCGATTCGATCGACAGCGCCACCACGCATTTCTTTTTTAATTTGGCGGACAACCACCTGTTGGACCATGCCGGAGAAGAGACGGATAAATACGGCTATTGCGTCTTTGGCGAAGTTGTCGCGGGTCGGGAAGTCGTGGATCAACTGGGTAACACACCCACCAGTCCTAAAAGTGACTTTCCCGCCTTGCCCGCCCAGACCGTGGCCATTAAAGGGATGAAACGGATTCGCTAA
- a CDS encoding ABC transporter permease — MSDLLRRAGRSIELKLLLAWIGVIAVTLIADRENLQYWYSFDVCAWEILQDTILLGIFAMGAAIIIIAGGIDLSSGAMIALAATVFACLMKLFDPTGFASNEIDISPWAFVGAIGGTLVLGLFVGTFHTWLITRVGLPPFVATLATLVGLRSLARGLAKIDGSGQVNFSEEWIRQILRSPTVLSATFVCLALVLWILMSRSKLGRQLHALGGNEQAAVLSGIPTDRLKWLAYCLGSLTACVTGIFYLGETSAAKPDIDAVGYELNAIAASVIGGCSLKGGVGTIPGVVLGCLFLSTVIDAIGRIVSDSKVYEGLIVGIVVVVAVAFSQRDRLTRRFFSDSIGWATIPFLAFLAGCVCYFFVKQTVASLVVGGIVGVLLVAWAIAESRGSKVRGEG; from the coding sequence ATGAGTGATTTATTGCGGCGCGCCGGGCGGTCGATCGAGCTGAAATTGTTGCTGGCGTGGATCGGGGTAATTGCGGTAACGTTGATCGCGGATCGCGAAAACCTTCAATACTGGTACAGCTTTGATGTCTGTGCCTGGGAAATCCTGCAAGACACGATCCTCTTGGGCATATTCGCCATGGGGGCCGCGATTATAATCATTGCGGGAGGAATCGACCTTTCGAGCGGGGCCATGATCGCGCTGGCCGCCACGGTCTTTGCCTGCCTGATGAAATTATTTGACCCCACCGGTTTTGCCAGTAATGAAATCGATATCTCCCCCTGGGCGTTCGTCGGGGCGATCGGGGGGACGCTAGTCCTGGGGTTATTTGTGGGGACATTTCACACGTGGCTGATTACCCGCGTCGGTCTGCCACCCTTTGTTGCGACTTTGGCCACCCTGGTGGGTTTGCGCAGCCTGGCCCGGGGTTTGGCCAAAATCGACGGCAGCGGGCAGGTCAATTTTTCCGAGGAGTGGATTCGCCAAATTCTCCGCAGCCCTACCGTGCTGAGCGCGACCTTTGTCTGCCTGGCGCTTGTCTTGTGGATTTTGATGAGTCGTAGCAAGTTAGGCCGGCAATTGCACGCCCTGGGGGGTAACGAACAAGCGGCGGTCCTGAGCGGCATTCCCACCGACCGGCTCAAGTGGCTGGCGTATTGTCTCGGCTCCCTCACCGCCTGTGTCACGGGGATCTTTTATTTAGGCGAAACCTCCGCCGCCAAGCCCGACATCGACGCGGTCGGTTATGAGCTTAACGCCATCGCCGCTTCCGTCATCGGGGGATGCAGTTTAAAGGGGGGCGTGGGGACGATTCCCGGAGTGGTCTTAGGGTGTCTTTTTCTGAGCACCGTGATTGACGCAATCGGCCGCATCGTGAGCGATTCCAAGGTTTACGAGGGGCTTATCGTGGGAATTGTCGTTGTGGTGGCGGTCGCTTTTAGCCAGCGCGATCGACTCACCCGGCGCTTCTTTAGCGATAGCATCGGCTGGGCCACCATCCCCTTTTTGGCGTTCTTGGCCGGTTGTGTGTGTTATTTCTTTGTCAAGCAAACCGTGGCCAGCCTGGTGGTGGGAGGCATCGTCGGGGTATTACTGGTGGCCTGGGCGATTGCGGAATCGCGCGGTTCAAAAGTCAGAGGAGAGGGGTAA
- a CDS encoding protocatechuate 3,4-dioxygenase, with amino-acid sequence MSYSPFHGSRRMFLGGISAGLAYFTTPGLFAEELVKTPAQTEGPFYPDKMPLDTDNDLLILNDSITPAVGEITHLGGKILDSSGNPIRNAVVEIWQVDHQGAYLHTGSDNRERQDKNFQGFGRFLTGGSGEYYFRTIKPVAYPGRTPHIHYAVYLPGQQRRFTTQCYIKGEPLNARDGIYNSVRNPQQREAITVEFAPLPKSKIGELTANFNIVLNHTPEM; translated from the coding sequence ATGTCCTACTCCCCTTTCCATGGTTCGCGACGGATGTTTTTGGGCGGTATTTCCGCGGGTTTAGCGTATTTCACCACTCCCGGATTGTTTGCCGAGGAGCTGGTCAAAACCCCCGCACAAACCGAGGGGCCGTTTTATCCAGACAAAATGCCCCTGGACACCGATAATGATTTACTCATCTTAAATGACAGCATTACTCCCGCCGTGGGAGAAATCACGCATTTGGGGGGGAAGATTTTGGACAGCAGCGGCAATCCCATTCGCAACGCGGTGGTCGAAATCTGGCAGGTCGACCACCAGGGAGCGTATTTACATACTGGCAGCGATAATCGCGAGCGGCAGGATAAAAATTTCCAGGGTTTTGGAAGGTTTTTGACCGGCGGCAGCGGCGAATATTATTTTCGCACCATCAAGCCCGTGGCCTATCCCGGCCGCACGCCCCATATTCACTACGCTGTCTACTTGCCTGGCCAGCAACGCCGCTTTACCACGCAATGCTACATCAAAGGGGAACCCCTCAACGCCCGCGATGGCATTTACAATAGTGTTCGCAATCCCCAGCAACGGGAGGCGATCACGGTCGAATTCGCCCCCCTGCCCAAATCCAAAATCGGCGAATTGACGGCTAATTTTAACATTGTGTTGAATCACACGCCTGAAATGTAA
- a CDS encoding response regulator, giving the protein MNSTNEQKVYIIDDDPVAAESMVALVESMHIPTERFSSAEEFYERSIEHRRGCVLTDLRMRGMSGLDLLEKMNGDSYPLPVILVSAYADVPLTVRAFEKGVLTVLQKPCRDQDLWDALQHGLKLEAELHKKADTRRKLCERLEKLTTDEREVLRLVLNGLPNKTVATRLDIGLRTVEARRHAIMVKLNVSTLVELARILAENQITI; this is encoded by the coding sequence ATGAATTCAACCAATGAACAAAAAGTGTATATCATCGACGATGACCCGGTGGCGGCCGAATCGATGGTCGCCCTCGTCGAATCGATGCACATTCCCACCGAACGGTTTTCTTCCGCCGAGGAGTTTTATGAACGGTCTATCGAACATCGCCGAGGTTGCGTCTTGACCGATCTGCGGATGCGCGGCATGAGCGGATTGGATTTGCTGGAAAAAATGAATGGAGATAGCTACCCCCTGCCGGTCATTCTGGTTTCGGCTTATGCGGATGTCCCCCTGACGGTCCGGGCATTTGAAAAAGGTGTATTAACGGTATTGCAAAAGCCCTGTCGCGATCAGGATTTGTGGGATGCCTTGCAGCATGGCCTCAAGCTGGAGGCGGAACTCCATAAAAAAGCGGATACCAGGCGAAAATTATGCGAGCGTTTGGAAAAGCTAACCACCGATGAACGTGAAGTGTTGCGCCTGGTCCTGAACGGCTTGCCAAACAAAACCGTGGCCACCCGGCTGGATATCGGCCTGCGAACCGTGGAAGCCCGAAGGCATGCCATCATGGTTAAATTAAACGTCTCCACGCTGGTCGAATTGGCCCGCATTCTGGCGGAAAATCAAATTACCATCTGA
- a CDS encoding PAS domain S-box protein produces the protein MLEQNNLASSSILDQPAEACFPLPVNLHQQQFETLLIGNNRILELILQGAELSQILQEIAKFMENLDPRCRSTILLLDEDSQILRHAVGPSLPEAYRNAIEGIHIGPDVGSCGSAAFRRQMVISRDIRHDPLWAKYLDLAAAFDLRACWSIPIMASQGQVLGTFAIYFKTPLTPTDYDLRNIRGAAHLAALAIEHHRSRTTLEKNERYYRLLVEHSCDAVCLLDHQLRSIYSSPNGAPLLGYPPYFMIGKSVLEIVHPEEHEYVSAVAKDLDGAADTVRLIRVRVRNASGEYRWLEASIRKAPPTIAPDAFVVNWRDITEKKLFEEKLMRGEQRYALATKAGKAGILELDLAGQRAYVDPNIWQILDLEDPGEISLNEWLQAIHPEDQLQVAALLDRIQRRQSDQFELELRLLNRQGGTEWFYFNGSVSQTAGAGLQIIGTGTQITQRYQYESQLRLQREELTHAARLSTLGELVASISHEINQPLYAIANFANALNASLNHPPDTKAACAEQHSKLRHWARQIASQAERAGEILTRLRNFARKKTQELKPLDPRKVILDAVKLMLPEARSRSVEISVFAPVKLSRIMGDAILIQQILANLLQNAIEAESARTSLTDEQGINVTVSEQDGHVRIEVRDHGAGITAEQLSQIFQPFYSTKPNGLGLGLAISLTIAQSLGGKLWAEPCPDKGAAFFLALPVCEE, from the coding sequence ATGCTGGAACAGAACAACCTGGCATCGTCTTCGATTCTGGATCAACCCGCCGAGGCGTGTTTTCCACTGCCGGTTAATTTACATCAACAGCAGTTTGAAACCCTGCTCATTGGTAATAACCGGATTTTAGAATTGATTTTGCAGGGAGCCGAACTTTCCCAAATTTTGCAAGAAATTGCCAAATTTATGGAGAATCTCGATCCCCGCTGTCGCAGCACGATATTGCTTTTAGATGAGGATAGTCAAATCTTGCGGCACGCCGTGGGCCCCAGCCTGCCCGAAGCCTATCGCAACGCGATCGAAGGTATCCACATTGGCCCGGATGTCGGTTCCTGCGGCTCGGCCGCCTTTCGACGACAAATGGTGATCAGCCGCGACATCCGCCATGATCCTTTATGGGCCAAGTACTTGGATTTGGCGGCGGCGTTTGACTTGCGGGCGTGTTGGTCAATTCCCATCATGGCCAGTCAAGGACAGGTCTTAGGGACTTTTGCCATTTACTTTAAGACACCCCTGACGCCGACGGATTATGATTTGCGCAATATTCGGGGTGCAGCGCATTTGGCGGCCTTGGCGATCGAGCATCATCGTTCCCGAACGACACTGGAAAAAAACGAGCGTTATTACCGGCTCTTGGTGGAGCATTCTTGCGATGCGGTTTGTCTTTTGGACCATCAGTTGCGCTCGATCTATAGTAGTCCCAACGGCGCGCCGCTCTTGGGCTATCCGCCCTACTTTATGATCGGCAAATCCGTGCTAGAGATCGTCCACCCAGAGGAGCATGAATATGTCTCGGCCGTGGCCAAGGACCTTGACGGGGCGGCTGATACCGTTCGGCTTATTCGGGTGCGCGTGCGCAATGCCTCGGGAGAATATCGCTGGTTAGAGGCATCGATACGCAAAGCCCCCCCCACGATTGCCCCGGATGCCTTTGTGGTGAATTGGCGGGACATTACCGAGAAAAAGCTATTTGAAGAAAAACTGATGCGCGGGGAACAGCGTTATGCCCTAGCCACCAAAGCAGGCAAGGCTGGCATTTTGGAACTCGACTTGGCCGGCCAGCGTGCCTATGTGGATCCAAATATCTGGCAGATTTTAGATTTGGAGGATCCCGGTGAAATCTCCTTGAATGAGTGGCTGCAAGCAATTCACCCCGAGGACCAACTCCAGGTGGCAGCCCTCTTGGACCGGATCCAGAGACGGCAATCCGATCAATTTGAACTTGAACTACGGTTGTTGAATCGACAAGGGGGGACGGAATGGTTTTACTTCAACGGCAGCGTCAGTCAAACCGCAGGTGCGGGATTGCAAATCATTGGCACGGGCACCCAAATTACCCAGCGCTACCAATATGAATCACAGCTACGCTTGCAGCGCGAGGAACTCACCCATGCCGCGCGACTCTCCACGCTGGGAGAGTTAGTCGCCAGTATTTCGCACGAAATCAATCAACCCCTCTATGCGATCGCCAACTTTGCCAATGCGCTGAACGCCTCGCTGAATCATCCGCCGGACACTAAGGCCGCCTGCGCTGAACAACATAGCAAATTGCGGCATTGGGCCCGGCAAATTGCCAGCCAGGCCGAACGAGCGGGCGAAATCCTGACACGCTTGCGAAATTTTGCCCGCAAAAAAACCCAAGAGCTAAAACCACTTGATCCGCGAAAAGTAATTTTGGATGCGGTAAAATTAATGTTGCCCGAGGCGCGCTCCCGCTCCGTGGAAATTAGTGTGTTTGCCCCCGTAAAGCTTTCCCGGATCATGGGTGACGCCATCCTGATCCAGCAAATCCTCGCCAATCTGCTGCAAAATGCCATCGAAGCCGAATCCGCACGCACCAGCTTGACTGATGAACAGGGGATAAACGTTACGGTGAGCGAGCAGGATGGCCACGTGCGGATCGAAGTCCGCGACCATGGAGCGGGAATCACCGCCGAACAACTTAGCCAGATCTTTCAACCCTTTTACTCCACCAAGCCTAATGGCCTGGGCCTCGGACTAGCCATCTCGCTTACAATTGCACAGTCGTTGGGCGGCAAGCTCTGGGCAGAACCATGCCCCGATAAGGGTGCCGCGTTTTTCTTGGCCTTACCCGTCTGTGAAGAGTAG
- a CDS encoding serine/threonine-protein kinase produces the protein MPAMLAAQPTSTFPRGIQPESPSRARPNTGLENELSQLGPWKLGSVLGRGAWATVRLGWQNHATLPYAIKILRTEWTDHPWALSQFQQEAELGRRLNCPHLLPILGGDCRRHPYYLVMPGLRGETLQQRLSRSGPLSPAQALGMGRQVATALGVIHQAGFVHQDVKPANIWLVPNGHVTLLDLGSCQEIVPATSVWERPLIGSPAYLAPESFTTSQGITPQSDFYSLGVVLYQALCGRSPYPCNHADLADGPATARECSPEITAITALVEQILHFRPIPLRQLQPLLCSATADFIQGLLAKHPARRPSSAADIIATISRLELAAIQNSVSRLLAE, from the coding sequence ATGCCAGCGATGCTAGCCGCTCAACCAACCTCGACTTTCCCGCGCGGAATACAGCCTGAAAGCCCTTCCCGCGCACGACCCAACACCGGGCTGGAGAACGAGCTTTCGCAACTCGGACCCTGGAAACTGGGAAGCGTCCTCGGCCGCGGTGCCTGGGCGACCGTGCGGCTAGGATGGCAAAATCACGCGACCCTGCCCTACGCTATCAAAATTTTACGCACGGAATGGACCGACCACCCCTGGGCCTTGTCTCAATTTCAACAAGAAGCCGAATTAGGACGCCGACTGAATTGTCCGCATCTGTTGCCCATTCTGGGGGGTGATTGCCGTCGGCACCCGTATTATCTGGTCATGCCTGGCTTGCGGGGAGAAACCCTGCAACAACGGCTCTCTCGATCGGGGCCGTTATCCCCCGCCCAGGCCCTGGGAATGGGCCGCCAGGTCGCCACAGCGCTGGGTGTAATCCATCAGGCGGGATTTGTGCATCAGGACGTAAAACCGGCCAATATTTGGCTGGTCCCCAATGGTCACGTCACTTTATTGGACTTGGGTTCTTGCCAAGAGATTGTCCCGGCGACTTCCGTTTGGGAACGGCCCCTTATTGGGAGTCCGGCATATTTGGCCCCCGAGTCCTTTACTACCAGCCAGGGCATCACTCCGCAAAGTGATTTCTATTCTCTCGGTGTGGTGCTGTATCAAGCACTTTGTGGGCGTTCGCCGTACCCCTGCAATCATGCCGATTTGGCAGATGGCCCAGCGACGGCTCGCGAATGTTCACCCGAAATAACGGCGATCACGGCTTTGGTGGAGCAAATATTGCACTTTCGCCCGATTCCCCTGCGGCAATTACAACCCCTGCTCTGCAGTGCGACGGCGGACTTTATTCAGGGTCTCTTGGCCAAACACCCAGCTCGACGCCCCTCCTCTGCCGCGGATATCATCGCAACCATCAGTCGCTTGGAACTGGCGGCCATTCAAAACTCAGTCAGCCGGTTGTTGGCGGAATAA
- a CDS encoding DUF3472 domain-containing protein, with amino-acid sequence MHGIPPRMTYAQPLRLWLVPLIAGIAMLSGSPCQADEKLAGIACRSVHLQFPTGQGTAFYNEVTIKKSAPGTYFCVCGFNAGYFGLQELGDGKKLLIFSVWDPGNQNDPNQVAESQRVKLHDQDPQVRIGRFGNEGTGGQSFYDFDWQLDETYRFLVTARKDAERTAYTGWFYHPGEKTWKKLVTFSTLKNGELLGGCYSFVEDFRRNRVSATQTRTAQFGNSWFQDEQGQWRAIDNAKFTADSNPATNIDSGVQDKQFFLSTGGEIKNTGTQLNDKLKLIETQSQLPELPAELTKSPVQK; translated from the coding sequence ATGCATGGCATTCCCCCCCGGATGACGTACGCCCAACCATTACGTCTGTGGCTGGTCCCGCTAATCGCGGGAATAGCCATGTTATCCGGGTCCCCCTGCCAGGCAGATGAAAAGCTGGCAGGAATTGCATGTCGATCGGTCCATCTGCAGTTCCCCACCGGCCAGGGGACCGCGTTTTATAACGAGGTTACCATCAAAAAGTCCGCGCCGGGAACTTATTTTTGTGTTTGTGGTTTCAACGCCGGTTACTTTGGCCTGCAAGAACTCGGCGATGGCAAAAAACTCTTGATTTTTTCGGTTTGGGATCCCGGCAACCAAAACGACCCAAACCAAGTGGCTGAAAGCCAGCGAGTGAAACTGCATGACCAAGATCCCCAAGTGCGAATCGGTCGATTTGGCAATGAAGGGACCGGCGGGCAATCGTTTTATGATTTTGACTGGCAACTGGATGAGACTTATCGCTTTCTAGTAACCGCTCGGAAGGATGCCGAACGCACCGCCTATACAGGCTGGTTTTATCACCCGGGCGAAAAGACCTGGAAAAAACTAGTCACTTTTTCCACCCTCAAAAACGGCGAATTACTAGGGGGATGCTATTCATTTGTTGAGGATTTTCGCCGCAACCGAGTTTCCGCCACTCAGACACGGACCGCCCAATTTGGAAATTCCTGGTTTCAAGATGAGCAGGGGCAATGGCGGGCGATTGACAACGCCAAGTTTACCGCTGACTCCAACCCCGCCACAAATATTGATTCGGGCGTGCAAGACAAACAGTTTTTTCTGAGCACCGGGGGAGAAATCAAAAATACGGGGACACAGCTAAACGACAAACTTAAGTTAATCGAAACTCAATCTCAATTACCGGAGTTGCCTGCGGAATTGACCAAATCACCAGTACAAAAATAG
- the aroA gene encoding 3-phosphoshikimate 1-carboxyvinyltransferase, giving the protein MPRSWPASLSILPVKSPLHGEIRPPGSKSLTNRALICAALARGESVLTGALESEDTAVMLDSLIKLGFTAQADFSREGQAANTIRINGQAGRIPLPLAELFIANSGTSVRFLTALAALGQGTYVLDGTSRMRERPIQDLLISLQGLGVSARSLANNGCPPVEIVARGLKGGTTSVKGDVSSQFLSALLMVAPYAASPLTIKVTGNLVSRPYIELTLAVMRAFGINVPIDDGRSFVIQPACYAPCHYEIEPDASAASYWFAAAAITGGELTVRGLHRDSLQGDVRFVEVLRQMGCAVEYLPGAIRVRGPQQLRGVDVDMNEISDTVQTLSVVALFANGPTRVRGVAHNRHKETDRIGNLAIELRKLGARVTEHDDGLTIDPPEVPTGAALETYNDHRMAMSFALAGLRTADVHILNPSCVEKTYPVFFEDLAQLSPGCVLL; this is encoded by the coding sequence ATGCCGCGCTCCTGGCCCGCCAGTCTGTCAATACTTCCCGTGAAATCACCCCTGCATGGCGAGATTCGCCCTCCAGGCTCCAAGAGTTTGACCAACCGTGCGCTCATCTGCGCCGCTCTCGCGCGGGGAGAATCCGTCCTGACAGGCGCGCTGGAGAGCGAGGATACCGCAGTCATGTTGGATTCGCTTATCAAACTGGGATTTACCGCCCAGGCTGATTTTTCCCGTGAGGGGCAGGCCGCCAATACAATCAGGATCAACGGCCAAGCGGGCCGGATTCCCCTCCCCCTCGCGGAGTTGTTTATTGCCAATAGCGGCACTTCGGTCCGTTTTTTAACAGCGCTGGCGGCCTTGGGCCAGGGGACCTACGTGCTGGACGGCACATCCCGCATGCGCGAGCGACCCATCCAGGATTTATTAATCAGTTTGCAGGGGCTTGGCGTGTCGGCGCGTAGCCTGGCCAATAATGGCTGCCCGCCGGTGGAGATCGTCGCGCGGGGCTTGAAGGGGGGTACCACCTCTGTCAAGGGTGACGTCTCTAGCCAATTTCTCAGTGCGTTGTTGATGGTGGCTCCGTACGCGGCTAGTCCCCTGACGATCAAAGTAACCGGAAACCTGGTTTCACGTCCCTATATCGAGTTGACGTTGGCGGTCATGCGGGCTTTTGGGATTAACGTCCCCATCGATGATGGGCGCAGCTTTGTGATTCAGCCCGCGTGCTATGCGCCGTGTCATTATGAAATCGAACCGGATGCCTCTGCCGCCAGTTATTGGTTTGCGGCGGCGGCGATTACCGGGGGTGAACTCACCGTGCGGGGGCTACACCGGGATAGCTTGCAGGGGGATGTGCGATTTGTGGAGGTCCTACGGCAAATGGGATGCGCGGTGGAATACCTGCCTGGGGCTATACGCGTGCGCGGTCCACAACAATTGCGCGGCGTCGATGTGGACATGAACGAGATTAGCGATACCGTGCAAACCCTGTCCGTGGTGGCCCTCTTTGCCAATGGACCCACGCGGGTGCGGGGGGTCGCCCATAATCGCCATAAAGAAACCGACCGAATAGGCAACTTGGCAATTGAACTACGCAAGCTGGGAGCCAGGGTTACCGAACATGATGACGGTTTGACAATTGATCCCCCCGAAGTGCCGACTGGGGCTGCGTTGGAAACTTACAACGATCATCGCATGGCGATGAGCTTTGCCCTGGCTGGCCTACGAACAGCCGACGTGCATATTTTGAATCCAAGTTGTGTGGAAAAAACCTACCCCGTTTTTTTTGAGGATCTGGCACAACTAAGCCCCGGGTGCGTCCTGTTATGA
- a CDS encoding OmpH family outer membrane protein yields MSYPTFLHGKTWIAPLASLLLGAAYAQAQGLPGPAAPNPAAAAVPSSTAVAAAPAAQSSGHRIAVVDVGIIFKQSPRVAAQLEKLKQEAQASGDALKQEYEALRGMAEKLQKSMDPSGFEAKQLEAEITKKKLDFDFRRTQMGKELAEREAKLIYALYIEIDQIVQGIAQRNGIALVIKHNSLEVNPNDKNDIMRGLNNQVVYVHPDLDITKLVMASYK; encoded by the coding sequence GTGAGTTACCCGACGTTCCTGCATGGAAAAACCTGGATCGCCCCCTTAGCCAGCCTTTTGCTGGGTGCCGCCTACGCGCAGGCCCAGGGGTTGCCCGGCCCCGCGGCGCCCAATCCCGCCGCCGCGGCTGTTCCCTCCTCCACGGCGGTTGCCGCGGCCCCCGCCGCGCAAAGTTCTGGCCACCGGATCGCGGTGGTGGATGTGGGGATCATCTTTAAGCAAAGTCCACGGGTCGCCGCCCAACTGGAAAAGCTCAAGCAAGAGGCGCAAGCCAGCGGTGACGCCCTCAAGCAAGAATACGAAGCCCTGCGCGGCATGGCTGAAAAACTGCAAAAATCAATGGACCCCAGCGGTTTCGAGGCCAAGCAACTCGAGGCGGAAATCACCAAAAAGAAGCTGGATTTTGACTTTCGCCGCACGCAAATGGGCAAGGAACTGGCCGAGCGCGAAGCCAAGCTGATTTATGCCCTGTATATCGAGATCGACCAGATTGTCCAGGGAATTGCCCAGCGCAATGGGATCGCCCTGGTGATTAAGCATAACAGCCTGGAAGTAAATCCCAATGATAAAAACGATATCATGCGGGGATTAAACAACCAGGTTGTGTATGTGCACCCGGATTTGGATATCACCAAGCTGGTTATGGCCAGTTACAAATAA